AGGGTCTTATGCTCAATAGACACCTCCTGCGTACCCCCTTAATTAAAGAATGTTCAAATCTCAAAAACCTCTACAAGAACATAATAAAATCTCCCGTGTAATTCCCCTTTCTTTCCCTTCTCCTGTAATAAAAAAGCCAGAGATTTCTTCTTTTTAAACCAAACCAACCCTAATAAAGAAAATGGACTTAACGCTCATAAGGGGATTGCTATGTCTTTCCCATTTTAATCATATAAGACTATCTATAATAATATTAAACAATCATGTGTTTGCTGCTGAGGCGATGCAGGCTCCAATGCGACAGGGGTCTGCTGCCAAAGCAGTTTTAGTTTTAAGCACAAGTCAAGACAATAATAGAACATCAGCGAAAGGGGGATTCAAATAAATGAAATCCCTTTTTACCTTAATGCTCTCCTTAACAGGCTATTTAGCCTACTGTCAGACCTATACCATAAAAGGAACGGTAAAGTCAAGTGCTGACGATGCTCCGCTAGCAGGAGCTACAATACAAATCAACAATACACGAAATGTTACCAAGACAGACCAAAGTGGAAATTTTACTATCAACATCGATCAGGAAAATGGGAGACTCAAAGTTTCCTATCTAGGTTATCAGAACAAAGAAATCGATTTTGATATTAACAGTAGCCTATCCTATAACTTTAATCTTGATCCAGAGGAAAACTCATTGGACGAGGCGGTAGTAATCGGTTATGGAGAGACTAGTAGGCGCTTTAATACAGGGAGTATTTCTTCCATTACCGCAAAGGAAATTGAACAACAACCTGTAACAAACGTTCTTTCCGCTTTATCAGGGCGTATGCCCGGAGTATTCGTTCAGACCACAAATGGCTTGCCCGGAGGTAATATCAACATCCAAATTCGAGGAACAGGATCAATAGCAGCAGGTACGTCTCCATTGTATATAATTGATGGTGTGCCATTTGATGGAACATTTACTAATCCTGCTGGTGCGTTGACTTCACAAAATATTTTGGGTGCGATTAGCCCACTAAACAGCTTAAATCCAAACGATATAGAAAGTATCACTGTGTTAAAGGATGCAGATGCAACTGCAATCTATGGCAGCCGTGGGAGTAACGGAGTAGTGTTAATAACAACAAAGAAAGGGCAAAATGCTCAAACACAGGCCGACTTTAATGTCCAGTTTGGAACAAATTCAGTTGCCAATTATCCCGATCTATTAGAAATTCAAGAGTACTTAAAAATGAGAAATGAAGCCTTTCTCAATGATAACAGGTTACCTTCCTCAGATCCTCTATCGCCCGATTATGCACCAGACCTCATGGTATGGGACACGACCCAGAATGTTGATTGGCCAAAATACCTTTTAGGAAATAACGGAAATGTAACAAATATCCAAGCTAGTGTTTCAGGAGGAAACAACCTGACAAGTTTTAGGCTTGGAGCAAATTATCGAAAAGAGAGTACCATCTTAGCGGGAGAAAGCAGTTATAAGAGAACGGGATTTCAGGTGGGATTAAACCATTCGTCTGATAACCAAAAATTTAAGCTTATATTTTCGGGTACTTATAACACAGATGACAACCGTTTACCGAATCCAACTATTGGTTTAAATCAGAGCATTTTATTGCCGCCAAATTACCCTTTATTCAATCCCGATAATAGTTATAATTGGTATGCAGGTGTAAATCCGCTAGCCCAATTAGAGGCAACCAGCGACGCAAAAACAAATAATATAGTCGGTAATATAACTCTATCTTATTCAATTACTCCTGAATTGAATATTAAAGCAAGTGCGGGATACAATAGCATAGATTTAAAGCAAACACAGATATTCCCGTCAAATTCTTTATATCCGGGAACTGTAAACTATACGAATTTTGGAACCAACGATAAAAATTCATTTATAGTTGAACCGCAAATAGAATATATGAAGATTTTTCAACATTCGAAGATGGAGTTTTTAGTTGGGGCAACTTATCAATCTAGCAACTCCGAAAGCCAATTTATAAGGGCATCTAATTTCAGTAATGAAAGCTTGATGGAGAATCTTTCATCAGCAGGGACAGTTGACAGTAGAACTAATAATTTCACTGATTATAAGTACGCCTCTGTATTCGGTAGGATTACATACAATCTATTTGAGAAGTACATTTTCAACGGCGTATTACGTAGGGATGGGAGTAGCCGATTTGGTCCGAACAATCGCTTTGGGAATTTTGGTTCTGTTGGTCTTGCCTGGGTTTTTAGTAATGAAAATTGGATTAAGGATAATATAAGCGTATTGAGCTATGGAAAACTACGTGTAAGCTACGGCAAAACAGGGAATGATCAGATAATTGATTATCAATATCTTTCTACCTATAGTTCAGGGAATTTTTATCAGGATATCTCAGGTTTGAGGCCTTCAAGAATTGCAAATGACGATTTTAAATGGGAAACAACTAAGAAACTAGAAGCAGCACTCGAAATTGGAGCATTTAAAGATAGAATTTTGATTTCAACTGGCTATTATTTTAATGAGAGTGATGATCAATTAGTTGGTTATCCAATTCCTACATTAACGGGATTCAGTAGTTATCAGGCAAACTTACCTGCTGTAGTTCAAAATTCAGGATTGGAGGTTGAGCTTAATACCGTTAACATTCAGAATAAAAATTTCAGATGGTCAACTACTTTTAATATCACATTACCAAAAAACAAGCTAGAAAGCTTTACGGATTTAGAAAACAGTAGTTATAGGAACACTCATGAAATAGGTTATGATATTACTCGAATTTATGGCTACCAATTTATTGGTGTAGATCCAAATACAGGGTTAGGTCAATATTCTGATGAATACGGGCAGGCATCATCTGTACCTTATGGGTACCATAGAAGAGGCAAACGATCACCAGAGTTTTACGGAGGTATTGGGAACAGTATTATCTTTAAAAACTTCCAACTTGACGTCTTTGGCCAATTCTCAAAGCAGATGTTAGAGGGAGGACTTTTATACTCTCCCGGTGCTTATGCTTACAATAACTACTCTCTTGTATTGGATAGGTGGGCAAATATTGGAGACAATGTTTCGGTTCCCAAAAGCTCCAATCTACCTGATTTTTACTATAACTTTTCAACTGCCAATTTATTCGATGTATACTATTTTAGAATAAAGAATATTTCACTTTCCTACAGCTTTTCAGACAAAATAAAAAAAACACTCAAGTCAAAAGGCATAAGGTTATCCGTGCAGATGCAGAATCTATTTACTTTTTGGGATAAAAATTCAGCAATAGTTGACCCAGAGTCTGGTGCAATTAGCTCTTCTGTCAGGAATATCCCGCCTGTTAAAGCAATTATCTTTGGAGCCCAATTTAGCTTATAGAAATAATCAAATGAGAACTTTAAATATATTTACAATTACCATTTTGATGGCTGGAATCCTTTCTTGGAGATGTTCAAAGTTAATTGAAGTCGGTAATCCCAAGAATCAACTAATAGATGAAACTGTTTTCAATGATTCATTATCAGCAGTTTCAGCGTTGGTCAATACCTATGCTTATCTTGGAAGCGTATCCGCATCTGTCGGTGGCGCTTACATTAACAATATAAGTCTATATACGGATGAATATTCGTTAACGACTTCAGCAACTGACCCTCAACAATTCTTTCAAAGTACCGTTTCTATAGACAACGCAACTAATAAAAATATCTGGACTCGCTTTTATGAGGTAATTTATTCATGTAATAACATAATAGAAAAAGTGTCGTCAAGCAATGGATTAACAGAAACAACTAAGAATCTTTTATCGTGCGAGGCAAAATTCCTTAGAGGATATTCATATTTCTATTTACAAAATCTATATGACAATGTCCCCCTAATTCTTAGCACTGACGTTAACCAAAATAGACTAGCATCTCAGGCAGACTCTTCTTCTGTGTATGATCAGATAATATCCGATTTAAACGATGCCAAAAATGGTTTACAGAATGGATACCAAGGAACTGGAAAGGTTAGAGCGAACAAGTGGGCTGCCATAGCTTTACTTGCGAGAATATATCTTTACAAAGAGGATTGGGAAGCAGCAGAAAAGGAGGCATCATCTATTATAAGTTCAGATTCGTATTTTCTTTCTGATGCGTCAAGTGTATTTTATGCGGGTAGTGACGAAGCGATACTTCAGTTATGGACACAAAATGGCTTTGTTCCTTTTATTACAAATCTAATTCCCCCAAACCCAACTTCAATACCAAACTACCCTATTTCGATGTCCCTTTATAATGATTTTGAAGATAATGATTTAAGGAAGAGAGATTGGTTAGCGTCTAATACTGTAACTGAAAGTACTGGGATAGAAATCATCTATTATTATCCTAATAAATACAAGAACAATACAAATAACACTAGTCAGCCTGAATATTTGATGGTATTACGTTTGGGTGAAATATATCTTATTCGAGCGGAGGCACGGTCAAATTTAAACAATGTCGATGGGGCTATTGAAGATATAAACTCTATAAGATATCGTGCGGGATTAAATCCTCTATCCTTTGATAATAACATAACTGAAATCCAAACAGTAATAAAAAATGAGAGAAAATTGGAACTCTTTGGAGAATGGGGTCATCGTTTTATGGACTTAAAGCGTTCAGGGACACTAGATAATTTTATGGAGAAATATAAATCATCTTGGCGTTCAGGGATAAGTACTAGACTGCCAATTCCGCAAGATGAAATCACATATAACCCAAATTTATTTCAAAATTCAGGATACTGAATTATAATTTCAACTGAAGAGACATGTTTAAAAAGCAGAGTGTTTTTATATCTCTTGTCCTGAGTATATCTTGTTCTAATGTACTCGGACAGTCCTTAAGTTCCGACATCAGGGAATTGAAAGTTGGGGACACAATTCCCAATCTAACAATAGGGAATACCATAGGAAAGAATCATAAGAACCTGAAAATAAAAAATCTATATGAAAAAGGACTATTAATAATAGATTTTTGGGCAACTTGGTGTAAACCTTGCATAAGTGAGTTAAAAAAAATAGATTCTTTAAAAATAAATTTTTCAGAAAATTTTAGTTCACTAGCAATAACCTACCAAGATTCTTCAGAGGTTCAAAGATTTCTGTCTTCACCTTCCAACATAGACATTAATAACAAATCGTCTTTGATTGTTTCAAATGACACTACCTTTAGCCAATATTTTAAACATAGGTATTTACCTCACAATATTTGGATTGACTCTATAGGAGTAATTAAAGCAATAACAGGAGGTGAACACATAAGTAAAGGCAACATTAGTTACTTTTTAGCAAATCAGGACATTCCACCCGATCTTCAGGAAAAAAAAGATAATCTGAATTTTGATTTTTTGCAGCCTTTCCATTTGGGTGACCAAATGTATAAGTACCGTTCCATAATCACTCCAATGATACCTGAAATCAACAGTGGAGTATTAGTGGACTATAAGGATCATAAAGTAAACCGTTTCTTTGCATTTAACAATCGCATTATTACTCTTTATTGGAATGCATATAGTTTATTTCAACCCAATTATAAGCCTTATCTCATACAAGCAGATGTAAAAGATAGTCTAAGGCTTTTAGGACCTTTAAAGAACAATAATAAATTACTCTTGAATTCGAAATATGAAAACCATGAATTGTGGTCAAGAGATAATCTCTTTTGTTATGAATTGGTACTTCCAGAAAGAATACAAGATAGTCTTTTTGTCACTTATATGTTTCAAGATTTGGATAGATTTTTTGGTTATAAAACAGAGATTGTCGAAAAAAAGATTCAGTGCATCGTTCTGAAAGGCAATGCTTCAAAGCTAAAAAAAATGAGATCTAAGATGCCTGAAAAACACACCTATTCACCAATTAGAATTGAATATCCAAAATTAATTGCTGAAAATATCACGACAAAAGATCTAGCTAAATTCCTAATGGGAAGTTTTAAAAATTTGAATGAACCTATAGTTGATGAATCAGATTATCCATATTATTTCGATCTTGAGATAGACTTCAGTCAGGATCTAGGTATAGATATCGGTAAAAATGGGATAGATTTAGAAATTATTATGAAACGTTTGGAGAATTTAGGCTTTTCTTTTAATAAAAAAATCAAACCATATCCCATATTAGTAATTAGCGACAAATAACAACCTAACAACAAATGGATGAAATTATTCATCCATTTGGTGTTACTATACAATACAATTTATAGTAGCTAATCATTGTATTGTATAGTAACTGGAGGCAAAGTACCGGATGTCCCTGTTGCACATGTCTCTTCATCACCACTACACCCAGTTCTACTTTGAGCACCTGAAACTGTATCATTGAAAGGCAACCCAATGTTATTGCCTTGCCTATCCACCTGCTGCCAACTGTACTGTTGCTGTGTTGAACTGGTAAAATGATTGACGATTTCAGTTGCACCTGCGATACCACTACCTAATAGAAATGTTGTCAACAGGATTTTTGATTTTAAACTTTGCTTTTTCATAGCATTAAATTTAAGGAGTTAAAAAATATATGAATTGTGATGTTATTCGTAATAGATTGTAGCTATCATTGGCCCTGACCCAGAGACTCTTTCACCCGATGCACAAACAATGTTTGTTAACCCTGGACATCCAAGTGTTGTCCTTGCGTTAGATATTGTTGCGCCCAATAAAAATAATCCACTTGGACTACCGTCTGTGTTAAAATGTGTCCAGTTGTATGTTGTTTCCTGAAAAACGACTTTACCGTTTATGGCGTTTGCTGTTGCTCCCCCGCTTCCAAGAAGCAATGCGCCTAAAAGAATTTTTGATTTCAAACTTAGCTTTTTCATGGCCTATGGATTTTATTAAGTAAAACAGTTTGAATTATGGTTTCTCATAAATATTTGTTAGCTTAAATCTATCATTTCCAAGCGGTTCCTTTTTGTGCCAATATATTGCTAGAGCCAAAAGGATAATATAAACTGCATTGAAGATTAGATGTTGTCCCCAACCCATCTGGGATATGATACCTCCGCACGTGCAAGGTAAATCGACACCTGTTGTTATTGAGACAATCTTCATCCAACTGATATAAATTTCAAAAAGAATCATTAATATTAGTGAGGCGATAAATCCTAGGTATCGGGTTTTTTCCTTATAGAGAATAAATGCTACTGCCAATTCAATAAACGGAAGAATCCATCCTACAAAAGGTGCCACAGTCTTCATCAGTGGGACTGGAGCCAAACGCATTTGGAACACGAATCTTTCATGGTCTAGTAGTTTACTTACTGCGGTGTAAGAAAATAGTAAGATTGTCAACATTACTACTGCTACGGAAAAAATCTCCTTCCAGTCCCAAGAGCGAGCGACGTTCCAAAAATTTTGTACAGTGTGCCAAAGATGTATAAATATGCTCTTCGAATATGAAATAACTGCCTTCATAATTTTATATGTGTGATATAGTGTGATAAAATTAAGGAGACAACAATATATTTTAGGTAGTAAATTCTGAAAACTTTTTCCATAAATCCGACATATCTGATGTCAGAATTCTGACATAAAGGGTGTCAGAATTCTGACAAAAACGATCATTACAAACCTATTATTGCTGTTTTTCAAGAAAAGAAAGGGAATAGCGGCCTCAAATTAATTTCTTATGTTGTAGAAATATTTGCGATCAATGTGTAGATATTCTGCTTGCTGTTCAAGGGTTAGCCTATTGCTTAGCGTGGGGTAATTTTTATGAAAATATTTGTAGCGGTCAGCAGCTTTTTTCATCCGTAGCATAATCTCTCTTTTTCTACCTTCCAATAAAGTCTCTTCATAAATTTCTAAAAGCATACGGTACATATTGATATTATTGCGGGCAATGGTATCTGCTCGAAGAAGGTTTAGGGAATAACCTCTAGTTTCGGCTAAAACTTCTATGTTTTCGTTCGTTTCAATTCCTGTGAGAAAACCGCTACCCGGAACTATAAAGCCCTGATTGATAATCCATAAACAGTATTCATTCTTGAGGCCTGAAATTACCCCTTTGACCAGACCGTTCGAGATATAGTAAAGATTGGCTGCTGAAATGCCCGTCAGGTTGGATGAGAGTAATAAATTTCTTTTAAAGTTTACTGGTACAAAAAGATCTTCGAGCAAACTAATTGCTTTCATATCGGCTGTTTTGAGAGTTGATAGTTTTGAGCGTAATTCTTCCATAACTTCAATATCTATAATGCTAAGAAAGAATTATTTTATACGTAAAGTGGGTGGTTAGGGTGGTAAAAAATGACCACCCAATTTAATAAGTTCGTTATTGAAGGCTGTTAAAGTGATAAAGTATCAGAATCCGTGCTCTTTGAAGGCGCATTCTCCTTTTCTTCCGAATCTGGTTCTTTAGGTAACGATTGTGTTATCTTAGCCAATTCTGTTCTTACGAGACGTTCTATATCCTCTTTTATGTTCATGTAATTTGCCTGGATATCTTCATTCGTAACCTGCGCCACCATAGGCAGATCTTTGAATCTCGATTCTTCTTCCTTAATTGCCTCATGGTCGTTCTGTATTTCTGC
This Olivibacter sp. SDN3 DNA region includes the following protein-coding sequences:
- a CDS encoding redoxin family protein, translated to MFKKQSVFISLVLSISCSNVLGQSLSSDIRELKVGDTIPNLTIGNTIGKNHKNLKIKNLYEKGLLIIDFWATWCKPCISELKKIDSLKINFSENFSSLAITYQDSSEVQRFLSSPSNIDINNKSSLIVSNDTTFSQYFKHRYLPHNIWIDSIGVIKAITGGEHISKGNISYFLANQDIPPDLQEKKDNLNFDFLQPFHLGDQMYKYRSIITPMIPEINSGVLVDYKDHKVNRFFAFNNRIITLYWNAYSLFQPNYKPYLIQADVKDSLRLLGPLKNNNKLLLNSKYENHELWSRDNLFCYELVLPERIQDSLFVTYMFQDLDRFFGYKTEIVEKKIQCIVLKGNASKLKKMRSKMPEKHTYSPIRIEYPKLIAENITTKDLAKFLMGSFKNLNEPIVDESDYPYYFDLEIDFSQDLGIDIGKNGIDLEIIMKRLENLGFSFNKKIKPYPILVISDK
- a CDS encoding MauE/DoxX family redox-associated membrane protein translates to MKAVISYSKSIFIHLWHTVQNFWNVARSWDWKEIFSVAVVMLTILLFSYTAVSKLLDHERFVFQMRLAPVPLMKTVAPFVGWILPFIELAVAFILYKEKTRYLGFIASLILMILFEIYISWMKIVSITTGVDLPCTCGGIISQMGWGQHLIFNAVYIILLALAIYWHKKEPLGNDRFKLTNIYEKP
- a CDS encoding SusC/RagA family TonB-linked outer membrane protein, whose product is MKSLFTLMLSLTGYLAYCQTYTIKGTVKSSADDAPLAGATIQINNTRNVTKTDQSGNFTINIDQENGRLKVSYLGYQNKEIDFDINSSLSYNFNLDPEENSLDEAVVIGYGETSRRFNTGSISSITAKEIEQQPVTNVLSALSGRMPGVFVQTTNGLPGGNINIQIRGTGSIAAGTSPLYIIDGVPFDGTFTNPAGALTSQNILGAISPLNSLNPNDIESITVLKDADATAIYGSRGSNGVVLITTKKGQNAQTQADFNVQFGTNSVANYPDLLEIQEYLKMRNEAFLNDNRLPSSDPLSPDYAPDLMVWDTTQNVDWPKYLLGNNGNVTNIQASVSGGNNLTSFRLGANYRKESTILAGESSYKRTGFQVGLNHSSDNQKFKLIFSGTYNTDDNRLPNPTIGLNQSILLPPNYPLFNPDNSYNWYAGVNPLAQLEATSDAKTNNIVGNITLSYSITPELNIKASAGYNSIDLKQTQIFPSNSLYPGTVNYTNFGTNDKNSFIVEPQIEYMKIFQHSKMEFLVGATYQSSNSESQFIRASNFSNESLMENLSSAGTVDSRTNNFTDYKYASVFGRITYNLFEKYIFNGVLRRDGSSRFGPNNRFGNFGSVGLAWVFSNENWIKDNISVLSYGKLRVSYGKTGNDQIIDYQYLSTYSSGNFYQDISGLRPSRIANDDFKWETTKKLEAALEIGAFKDRILISTGYYFNESDDQLVGYPIPTLTGFSSYQANLPAVVQNSGLEVELNTVNIQNKNFRWSTTFNITLPKNKLESFTDLENSSYRNTHEIGYDITRIYGYQFIGVDPNTGLGQYSDEYGQASSVPYGYHRRGKRSPEFYGGIGNSIIFKNFQLDVFGQFSKQMLEGGLLYSPGAYAYNNYSLVLDRWANIGDNVSVPKSSNLPDFYYNFSTANLFDVYYFRIKNISLSYSFSDKIKKTLKSKGIRLSVQMQNLFTFWDKNSAIVDPESGAISSSVRNIPPVKAIIFGAQFSL
- a CDS encoding RagB/SusD family nutrient uptake outer membrane protein, with translation MRTLNIFTITILMAGILSWRCSKLIEVGNPKNQLIDETVFNDSLSAVSALVNTYAYLGSVSASVGGAYINNISLYTDEYSLTTSATDPQQFFQSTVSIDNATNKNIWTRFYEVIYSCNNIIEKVSSSNGLTETTKNLLSCEAKFLRGYSYFYLQNLYDNVPLILSTDVNQNRLASQADSSSVYDQIISDLNDAKNGLQNGYQGTGKVRANKWAAIALLARIYLYKEDWEAAEKEASSIISSDSYFLSDASSVFYAGSDEAILQLWTQNGFVPFITNLIPPNPTSIPNYPISMSLYNDFEDNDLRKRDWLASNTVTESTGIEIIYYYPNKYKNNTNNTSQPEYLMVLRLGEIYLIRAEARSNLNNVDGAIEDINSIRYRAGLNPLSFDNNITEIQTVIKNERKLELFGEWGHRFMDLKRSGTLDNFMEKYKSSWRSGISTRLPIPQDEITYNPNLFQNSGY